The sequence CCTCTTAAGTGAGGACCAGGGGAATCTTGTTCTATCCACACCTCTTCAGTTTAACAGGTTTATGAGTGGCTACCAAATGCTGACACAGAGCCTCAAACACCACAAGTGCTGGCTAGAAGCAGGAGGCTGGGAGCATGACAGCACTGGAATAATACCTTCAGTAGCCGTGCCATGACAGTGAGGCAATTTATATACTTTCTCTTCCCAGCCTCAGTATAAAAGAACATAGGAAAATCTGGCATCTTCTCTCCTTTCGTTCAGAAATTCTCCAGACCCTGCAGTGGGACTTCCTGACATGCATTCCACCACGCACCCTTCATcaactttattttaaatcatctgcAAAACACCCCCTTTTTTATTTCCAGCTGCTGCAAAGCAACTCAAGCACATGTTGATAGATTTGATCTTTATGCCTCCCTCAAAGGGCATTTGACACTCCTCACAAGATACACAGCTTTAAAATTAGaactgggggaaagaaaaaaaaaaacagttatccTTATAGTGCCAAAGTTACCCCACAGAAGAAACCAGAACATTCCTACAACCAACAATTAAACAACTGAAACCTTCCCAGACATGATacccttctttatttttctgttgttgcatTAATCATCTTAACACCTTTTAAATTATAATCGCAAACTGGAAGCCATGGCTTGTGAAGTTATAAATACTGATTTTCCAGTTAAATTAGGCATTTGCTGTTTTATGTTTTGATAGGAAGGGGCTGTTTGAAGCCTCCTAAAATACTGCAATTAGTTCTCTCTGTTGAAACAGACAAGACATTAACAGACACATTTGCTATTTCAGTGTAATGTGCTGGAATGTTTATTCCTAAGTGTACTTCTCTCAAGCTTTTAAAGCATAaggcatattttttaaagtggaagAAATCAATCACaatacacacatttattatatatttctgaaattatttctaaaacttttccaGGCTGTCATTTAAACCTAGAAAGTACATCTCTTCAACAGTAAGGAGACCTGTCAGGAAACAATCCTTATTTCACCTACTGGCTCTGTTGGCATGATAACATCACTTCAGCTGACAACGGCTGTGTTTCTGTTTGACAATTGCAATTAATTACTGAAATGCAATCGAGATGGGGCCAACCATCCAAATCTGCTTTCCAGAGAGATATCAAactggaggaaagagaaaaatttttaaaaaaagaaagcgaAGGAGGTTTGCATTTTGGGCACCTGAGCCAGTGTTGTTTTAAATGTTATGGCTGGCAAGAAAGGTgaattattagtttattttacCTGCACTTAACTTTCTAGTCCTctgttctccctttctctcaccaCCGGCAGACGGTGGGAAAGAAAGGATATGAGCATCTCACAAGACATAAACTCCAATCTGTTGCAAAGCAGGAACAGATTAGAAAGGGCCCGGCGCAGGGCATAAAACTCTCAGGGCACCAACTGCTGTGTAGACACTGAGGCTCCTGATACAAAAACAACACAGCGTTCATTCAGCCAAGGGAGATAGAAAGTTATGGAGGTGGGAAACACCCTGACTTTACTAGAAAGCCAAAACACCAGCATCGTCTTTTTAACTGCTCGCTATTCATTTTGCTCTGACCTTAAAATACTAAGTTGGATTCCAGCCACGCAAATGCGTTTGAGGGTGATTCTGAGAGATTCCCGGGGATCTCAAAGCCCCTCAATTTAGCTATCCCGTCTCATTCCTCGGCGTCCCCAACGCAGAATCCCAAAGACCCACAAGTGCTTGGCTTAGGAAACACCCGCGGGCACCAGGGCTGGGGATTCCCAGGCTTGGAGCCAGGCATATTCAGAAAGCACCTTGGATGAGGAGCCTGAGGCAGCGTGGGGTGGCACCTCCTCTCCTCGCCACGAAGTAAAGTGACAAGTGACCGTTATTAGCTAGAGTCCGACTCTCTCAGCCGCTCCCCCTGAGCGACCCGCCAGGGCTCTCGGGACAGTACCTGGATTTCTAAAGGGCGTGGAAAGCAGCGGTTTCCCCTCCGCGTCTGCCCCACGCGTCTTTTCCATTCCGCCGAGCCCAGGGTCCTACCTGTACCACTCCAGTCCCTTTTCGTAGTTCCTGTCGAAGAAGTGCGGCTCTACGCCCACCGCCCGCACGTCCGGGTGCACTCGGATCGCCTCCAGCAGCGCGCGGGTCCCTCCCTTCTTGACCCCGATGATCAGCGCCTGGGGCAGCTTCTTCTCCCCGTAGTCGGGGGTGCTGACGGCGCCGCCCCTCTCGCTGCTCCCGTTGGCCGCTCTCCGGCCTGCGAGCTCCTCGTCGGTGGTGCTGGACTCCTGCGCTTCCGTCTCCAGCAGCGCGCTCTGCGCTGTCATCATCTCGCTGGGGGCCAGCGGGGTCCGGGGCCAGGCGTCCCGGGAGCCTCCGCCGCCGCTCGCCAGCCCCCAGCCGTCGGCCCCGGGGGCGGCGGGCTGCTCGGGGGGCTCGGGCGGCTCCCCGCGGCTCGCGTTgtccggcggcggcggcgcggacGGCTGCGAGGGGGCGCCGAGGCGCACGGGGAGTCGCGGCAGAGAGGGTGGCGGCGGGCTCGGCGGGGGCTCGGCGGCAGCGCCCGGCGGCTCCTGCAGCGCCAGGGGGAATTGCAGGGAGCCCGAGCCGCCCAGGAGGCTGTAGCACAGGTAGGTGACAGACAGGGACAAGGTGCACATAAAAAGCAGCTTGCGCGCCGGCGGCCCCTTAGCAGAGGAGCTGGGCGGCGGCGGCACGGCCAGAGGTGGAGGCGGAGACGGAGGCGGAGGAGGTGCGGGCCACCGGGCCATCGCGGCTCCCGGctcgcggcggcggcggcggcggcggcggcggcagcccCCGGCGCTGCCCGGACATGGTTTCagccgccgcccccgccgccgccgccgccgccgccgcccagCCGCCCCGGCTGCATGAAGCGACGCCGCTGCGCCCCCGGCCCTGGCCGCTGTCCCGCTGCGCCGGGGGGAAGCCCGGCCGCAtggccccccaccccactctgcacACGGAGTCCGGgtggccccccaccaccacccccctcAGCCTCTGCCAAGAGGACCGAGGGGGGCGCGCGGACCCGCCGGCTGCACCTGCTCCGTCTGCAGCGCCCCCGCTTCCCCGGCTCGTCCGCGGCTCCTGCTTCAGCCTCTGCCACCGCCGCCGCGCGCTGTTGCAGCCCCGAGTTCCTTCCCCGCTGCTAACTTTCTGCCGGGAGAGAGGAGAGGcgcggaggggaggaggagggggccgGGCGCGCGCCGGCGCCGCCGAGGGAAGGGGGGTGCGCCTCGCGCGTGCCTGCGAAGGGGGGCTCGGCGTGCGCTAGGGTTGGGGCACCCGGAGAGCCGAGATCGTGACACCCCCCGCAACCCGACACACACTTACTTGGGGTGTTCCCCGCCCCACCTCGCGTGTTTCCTCTCCCTTGGGAGCGTGGGACGCCGCGTTCTGTCTCCATCCGTCTCCCAATACTTTTAGGACGAAGAGCCCAAAGCCAGCCGCGAGTGCCACGCACCGGGCCGCTGGGGACCGCGGGTGGTGAGATCTCGCTTACGCTTTTCCCCTGAGACTCCAAGCAAACTCATCCCATCCCCAACCCTCCCTTCTCTCACCCTGGATATCGTCCTTCCTGCCTTTGGTCCAGGAGTGATGCCTTCTCCACAACAGCTTTCCCATCCCGACTTCCATCTTTCCAGCCTCCCCATCTTATCTTGGAGCTCCTGATGGGTCGAGCTGTGACACAAACCGCCAGGTTTCCCAGCCCCAGATCCTTTGCTTCTGTCCCTTCACCGGGTGACTACTTTCTGCTCCAAGAGATAAGGCTGTCCCCTCCTCGACACCCTTCGCCTACAGGTGCACACACCTACTCCCCTTGGGGGGCATTGCCACTAAAGGAGTTCAGGTTTACCTGGACTGAAAAAGACTGGGAGCGTCATCGCTCTGAACACTTAATAAGCGGAGAAAACCTGGGTCACAGGGTGTCTGTGCATCGcctcaatgaatttttttttttaagtgtattttcaCTGCAGAGGGATTTCTAACCCTCACCTCCCAGTTTAGACATCAGAGGGCTTCGGAAGATTCAAAACTAGACTCTACTTCCTGCTGTTTTTTGCTCAGGGAAGTGAGAGGAATGGAGGGCTGGAATGGGAGAAAGAGCCAGAGTAATCAACTGAGGCACGCTAGCGAACTCTGCTTCCTGGGAACGGGGCTGGCCCTGCGCGCAGCTCCGCCAGCCTCCTCCTGGGGGTGGCTCCGGTGAGTCCCCTTAACCCTGCTGGCCACAGCTGGGTGCCTGGTGGGTCTGCTTTGCCCTCCCGGCTGCTGTAGCTGGCATATCCGGTATTGTTTGATCACATAACAGGAATATCAgttgaaagaaaatgtatataatgtCTATATGTTAATGACATACGTAgtgccaaagagaaaaaaaaaaaatgttaatcaaaTAAGATGAAGAACAAGGACTTTCCCCTGAATGAACAAAAGCTCACTGCTGCTCTCAGCTGGACATGCGTTTCCTTCACTGCAGCTTTAGTTCAGATAAAGATTAttcctttataatatattttttatggtaCACCGGAGACCTCTGAAATGCAGAGTCTGGTGTCCTGTAAATCATTCCGTGTAACTAGGGATGCTTTTTCAAACACCGTATAACTGCATTACTGTAATGTTGACGGGAAGGGGCTACCTGGAGCTCAGAGAAGCACAGGCTTTGCCCGGCCCTCCTTCCATTCCAAGCCCAGCTGCCCAGCTCCGGGGTAGTGGGCCAGGAAGCCCTATTGCAGAAAATCTTGACACTGCAGCGGCCTATCTCCCTTCCAAGGCCCAGCTGCCCAGATGCCCAGCATGTGGCCCAGAGCCTCCCTGCATGCAGTTCATGCCCACCACCCAAACTTCTCTATCCACCCTCCTAGCAATTAAGACAAAATGCTGTGTATCCAGTTCCTCTAAAGATGTGCTCTCAGATTTGGAAATGTTTTGATGGAAGGATATTAAAACCTAACTCAACTGTGGCAAACGGAGCTGAATGTGGCCTGTGATGTTAAGAAATTTAAACTGGCTGCAATCGTTTAAAATCAGGTGCTTGCCCTTAAAATCTGGATACaaagtttctgttgaaaaatcaGCAGATCCAGAACTTTTTCATGGTGCAGATCCAGATCACCACCACACATTTATGTGACTTGCCTGGGAGCTGCTAGCAAGGAACCTCCTCAGTATGCCTTCTTTCTTTGGTACCCAAAGAGTCACACTTTAATAAGAGACTCCTGAAAGAATGTAGTCTGTAATATTGTGAAATATGTAATTGGTCTTGCTCCTCGTTTCCTGGCATATGACTCCTAAGATCCTTAGTCTCTCCAAAGTGATGtcttttttgtatgctaatgagctGACTAATGACTGGCAGTAGTAATGACGACTGACAGCTTCAGCAAGGGAGCTGGTCACCAAAGCACCAAGCAGGATTAGAGGGGGCCTACGCcccaggaggagagaggagcTGGAGGTTAAGTTcatcaccaatggccagtgattcAGCCaaccatgcctatgtaatgaagccttcataaaaacccaaaaggactggaCTAGGGGAGCTcctggatagctgaacacgtggaggttcctggagggtggcgtgCCAGGGAatggcatggaagctctgcaccccttACCTGGTACCTCCcctatatatttcttaatttgtatcctttgtaatatcctttataataagtgGGCAAATGTAAGTGCTTCCATGAGTTCTGTGAGCCTTCTAGTAAATTCATCAAACCTAAGGAGGGTgtcatgggaaccccaatttataccCTGTggtcaaaagcacaggcaaagtAACCTGGATTTTGTGATTGGTATCAGAAGTAAGGGGAGgggacagtcttggggactgagctctCAATCTATGGGATCTGATGCCATGTCCAGGTAGAGTGTCAGAAttgaggacacccagctggtgtctgctgcagaattgaCAGCTTGCTTGGTGTGTGAGGGAAAACCCCCACACTTCTcctcacagaagtcttctgtgttgattacGGTGtgataacagaagaaaaacagtttgTGTTTTTCCTTAGAGCCCCATTGGTAAAGTGTCAGGCCCCACAAGAGATGGGGAGAAAGTGGGTTTTTAAAAGAGGAGCTTTGTAGATTTCATACTTAgatagttgcttttttttttttttttcttttttttgtcgttttttcgtgaccggcactcagccagtgagtgcagcagtcagtcctatataggatccgaacccgtggcgggagcgtcaccacgctgccagcgcagcactctaccaagtgcgccacgggctcggccctagatagttgcttattttcttctacttttgatacaggctttttctaggagcaagtCCTTGAGAAACCTAACATGAAAATAGTAGCTATCTACATAGGGAGAACTCAGACTTTCTTTATTCAGCACTTCCCAGTGGATCTGGAGAGTAGAGTATTGCTTTCCATTTCCACAACCAACATCCAGGCTCGTTCAGGTCCATGTGAGTTTTTACAGTATTCCTCCAGCTGGTCTCTAGGTCTCCAATGTGGCTCATTTCTATTCACCCTAGACAACAACAGCAGATCAGTGTCTCTGAGGCAGAGTGTCTAGTGCTACTAACAACCCTCCCTGACTCAAGAAACCTTTCTCTCACTGCCTAACTAATAAACACCAGCCTCTTAACCTAGGTGCTCAAGGTCCTCTCCCGCCTTTGGTGTATCTCACAGTCCTGCCAAGtcgaaaaatatatattatccaAATATACACATTGCATTGTCCTACTCTACCTTTGTGTGATCAGATGATAGAGTGAAAACAAAGCTGTCATTTGCTAGCTAATAGCTTTTGAGCAGGTCATTTCACCTCCCTGGACCTCTGTTTCTGCATATATAAATTATAAGTAATAAGACACCTCAAGTTGTTTTTATAAAGAATTAAATCAAATTAACTAGCATATGCAAAAATACCTGGCTCCCTGTGTGATAGGTGGTGGCTACCAATAATTATTTGGATCTGCATATTTGTTCATGCTGTACCCTGCTTTTTTCCGTATTAAAACATTATCCTTGAAAAATATAAGTGTACCCTGTCTTCAAAACCAGCCCAGTGGGTAAGCTGAAGTTCATTTTCCTAAGCTGTTCTGTTCATAGCATTTATAAAATTAAGTCTAATGCCTTCTAGAGTATTAGTTAAGTAATAGACGCTAACTCCAGCAAACTTgctttgtatgttttttaaaaaaaaaaaaacttactagaAGGATTTATGGTAACTCACATCactgaagtaatttttaaatatcaatgaagaaacaaaaagcaaaattaggcagccccagcaaactaatacGACATctgaagcaaatatggcaaaatttaactttatttaaaataaaataataaaattaatagaatttaattttattttggatattggGATTAGAAAGAggttatatacatacattttatatgtttgaaatatttctatgttagttaaaaaaaataacaagcagATTCCTCCCAAAAAGAATGACTCAAATACAGTAGAACTTCGTCTTTGATTGTCCTGTAGACCACGGTGGGGATTGCTGTGGGCATATGAGTGTCCTCCCGAGATTGTGGCAGCATTCCTTTCCCTGGTTCTGCCTCCTGGGGGCTTTATCATTGCCTGCAACCAATCCTGcacaaggagaaagagaatgcATAGAGAAGGCACACCTGTTTTCCAAAAGTTCCAGTCTGGAAACTGTGCATGTCATGTCCACTACTGTCCTATTGGCTGAAACACAGTCCCATGCCATGATCCACAGCAGGTTGCTAGGCAGCCTAGGCTCTCTGTGTGCCCAGGACCGTGAGAAAAACACAGGTGTGAATTAACAGCTAATAGTGTCCCCCACCTTATCATAactaagaatttcaaataatcaaATGTAAATgccataaataaaagaatattaact comes from Cynocephalus volans isolate mCynVol1 chromosome 6, mCynVol1.pri, whole genome shotgun sequence and encodes:
- the HS3ST4 gene encoding heparan sulfate glucosamine 3-O-sulfotransferase 4, translating into MARWPAPPPPPSPPPPLAVPPPPSSSAKGPPARKLLFMCTLSLSVTYLCYSLLGGSGSLQFPLALQEPPGAAAEPPPSPPPPSLPRLPVRLGAPSQPSAPPPPDNASRGEPPEPPEQPAAPGADGWGLASGGGGSRDAWPRTPLAPSEMMTAQSALLETEAQESSTTDEELAGRRAANGSSERGGAVSTPDYGEKKLPQALIIGVKKGGTRALLEAIRVHPDVRAVGVEPHFFDRNYEKGLEWYRNVMPKTLDGQITMEKTPSYFVTNDAPKRIHSMAKDIKLIVVVRNPVTRAISDYTQTLSKKPEIPTFEVLAFKNRTLGLIDASWSAIRIGIYALHLENWLQYFPLSQILFVSGERLIVDPAGEMAKVQDFLGLKRVVTEKHFYFNKTKGFPCLKKPEDSSAPRCLGKSKGRTHPRIDPDVIHRLRKFYKPFNMMFYQMTGQDFQWEQEEGDK